TCGGCCCCGCGGTAAGGTTCGGCCGGCGAGACGCCGACGGCGCTGAAGCCGAGGGAGTGGGCGTGGGTGACGAGGGTTTGCCAGTCCATGGGCGACTTTCCTACGAAATGGGAAGTGGGCGAAAGCGGCTGAGGGTGGCCCTAAGGGCGGCGGGCTCGCTTTCGACCACCATGCCCGGGATGGTCGCGGCGCGCCGGTGCAGGGCGATGAGCGCTTGCGCGATGGCGTCGAGGTGAGAAGGGCCGTAGACCCTGCGCGCCAGAGCGATGCGCAGCAACTCGACTCCCTTGCGTCCCTCGAAGGAGCCCTTGACCATCATCCCACGCACGCCGGCCTCCAGGTAGAGAGCCGCGGCGAGGGCATGGCCCGGATGCGCGTCCTTGCCGAGGTGCGGCAGGAAGGCCTCCGCGTCGATGAAGACCGCGTGCCCCCCGATGGGTGCGATCACCGGGAGGCCCGCCGCCAAGAGGCGCTCGCCCAGCTCCCGCACCTGGAGGATGCGGTGCGTGACGGTGGCATCATCTCGCATTTCCGTGAGCCCGCAAGCCATGGCCAGCAGGTCGCGGTTGGCGAGCCCGCCCGAGGCCGGATGGCCCGCGAGGCGCTCGGAGACCTTCCAGGCGCGCTCGGCCACCGCAGGGTCCCGCAGGGCGAGAAAGCCCCCGATGTTCGTCATCAGGTCCTTCTTGGCGCTCACGGTGATGCCGTCGGCGCACGCTGCGATTTCGCGCACGAGGTCCGAGACGGAATACGCGTTCATTCCGGCCTCGCGCTCGCGGATGAACCAGGCGTTCTCCACGGCCCGCGTGGCGTCCAGGTAGATGGGCAGACCGTGGCGTTCGGCGATCGCCTTGATCGCGCGCAGGGTCTCGAGCCGTACGGGCTGGCCGCCCGAGGCGTTGACCGTCACGCCGAGGTTCAGGTAGGCGATGCGCTCGGGGCCGTGCGCATGGATGGCGGCTTCGAGCCTGTCGAGGTCCACGTCCCCCTTGAAGGGATGCCGCTCATCGGGCCGGTAGGCCGCCTCGACGGTCACGTCCACGAACCGGCCACCGCAGCGCAGGATGTGGGTCTGGGTCGTGGTGAAGGGTTGGTTCCCGATGACGACGGCGCGACCGGGCCGGATGAGGGTTTCCGAGAGCAGGGCCTCGGCTCCGCGCCCCTGGTGGGCGGGCAGGACGTACGGGAAGCCGTAGGTCTCGCGCACCGCCTCGGCGAAGCGCGAATAGGCCCCAGTCCCCCGGTACGCCTCGTCGGCGGCGACCATCTCGCCCCAGGCGCGATCGCTCATGGCGTTGGTGCCGCTGTCGGTGAAGGCGTCGATCCCAACCGCATCGGCGGGCAAGAGGTACAGGTTGTAGCCGGCCTGGGCGAGGACGGCTTCTCGCTGGGCGCGCGGCGGGGCCACGGCTGGCTCGACGACCCTGGCGTAGTACGGGGTGATGGGGCCCGAAAGGGGCGAGGGGGCCTCGAAGGCTTCGCTGCTTGGTTCAAAGCGTGGCTCGCCCGGGGGCAGGCCCTCGAATTTCCCGGTCTGCAAGAGGACGGGCAACTGCTCTTGCTGGGCGTAGAGCGCCGCCACCCCCTTTGCGACCCAGTCGAGCTGCGCTTCGTCGTAGCGACGCGCGGGCAAGGCCAGGCGCACCAGGCGGCGCGGCGCGCCCAGGGCGTCACGGGTGTCGACGGCTGCTGCGCGCACTCCGGCGATGGCGTAGAGCCAGGCGGTGAGCGTGGCCGAGGCGGTGGCGCCCAGGTGAGGCGCGAAGCGATCCATGTCGAGGTAGACCGCATGGCCCCCGGGCGGCTGGATGATGGGCACGCCGGCGGCAGTGAGCTGCTCGGCCATCCTCGCGATGAGGCCCGCGCGGTGGGCGAGGGCCGTGTCGTCGAAGGCCTCGTCCAGGCCGACGGCGAGTGCTTCCATGTCGCGCCCGGCCATTCCGCCGTAGAAGGGCATCCCTTCGAAGACGATGCAGTGCCGCCGTAGCCGCTCCATGGCCCCGCGATCGGCGGTGGCGACCAGGCCACCCACGGTCGAGAGGCCCACCTTCTTGCCGCTCAGGTAGAGGTAGTCGCAGCAAGCGGCGACCTGCCGGGCGATGGCCTCGGCGTCCTGGTCCGGCGCCTCGTGGCAGCGGATGCGCCAGGCGTTCTCATGCAGGCGGCTCGCATCGACCACGACCGGGATGCCGTGCGAGCGGGCCCATTCGCTGACCGCCCGAACGTTGGCCAGGCTCACGGCCTGACCGCCGATGGGTTCGCTCGTCATGGCGAGCCAGACGACGCTCGGCTCGTTGCCTTCGGCGTGGGTGCTCGAAAGGCGCGACAGGTCCAGGTCGCCCTTGAAGGCGTCGGTCGAGGCGGTATCCCAGGCGTGGGCGACGCCGACTTCGTGGAAGCGGGCCTCGGCGTGGGCGAGGATCCGGCGGGTGGTCGAGTGTAGGGCGTTGCCGAACACCCGGGTGCCGGGTCTCAGGAGGTGCTGGGCGAGCAGGTTCTCGGCAGCACGGCCCTGGTGGGCCGGCACGGTGAATTGCAGGCCGAAGAGCGCCTCTACGCGCTCGGCGAGTGCTGCGAAGCTGCGCGAGCCTGCGTAGGCCTCGTCACCGCGGCCCATGGCGCTGAACTGGCGATCGCTCATGGCGGCCTGCCCCGAGTCGGTCAGGAGGTCGAGGTAGACGGCCGCACTCGGCAGGCGCGCGACGTTGTAGCCCGCCTCGGCCAGGTGAGCCAGGCGCTCGGCGGGCGCGGGCAGGGCGAGGGGATGGACGATCTTGTTGCGGTAAGGCGAAATGAGCATCATCTCGACTATGATACGCTCGAATAGAAGCATCCGTCAGCGCGCAGCAGCCCGCCACCAAGAGGAGTCACGATGAAACTGCTGGGACACACGGCCCTCGTCACCGGCGCAAGCCACGGCATCGGCAGGGCAATTGCCTTGGCCTTCGCCGAAGAGGGTGCCGACGTCGCGGTCAACTACGCCCACGACCACGAGGCCGCCGAAGCCGTCGTCAGTGAGATCGCTTCTCTTGGGCGCCGGGCGATCGCGCTTCAGGCCGACGTGTCCGACCCCGACGAGGTCCGCCGCATGGTCGAGCGGGCCGAGGCCGCCCTGGGCCCTATCGACCGGCTCGTCAACAACGCGGGCATCGTCATGCGCGCGAGCCTCTTCGACATCACCCCCGAGATGTGGGACCGGGTCATGGACGTCAACGCCAAGGGTGTCTTCCTCGTCTCTCAGGCGGTCGCCCGCGGCATGATGGCTCGCCAGGGCGGGGTCATCGTCAACATCTCGTCCATGCGCGGGGTGGAGGGGGCCGAGAGCTCCATGCACTACGCCGCCTCCAAGGCGGCCGTCATCTCGCTGACCAAGTGCTTCGCCCGCGAGCTCGCTCCCAAGGTGCGGGTCAACGCGATCGCCCCCGGCTACGTGGACACCCGCATCCAGGCTGATCTCTCCCCGGAGAAGCGCCACGCCATCGAGCAGGGCACCCCGCTCAAGCGCTTTGGCCAGCTCGAGGACATCGCCCGAACGGCGGTATACTTCGCCTCGGACGACTCGGCCTACGTGACGGGCCAGACGCTCCTGGTCGACGGCGGCCGAGTCATCTGCTGAGGCCCGAAGCCTTTAGCGATTGAGAACCTTCTCGTAGCTTGCGATCCATTGCTCGGGCGTCAGCTTGGTGGCGAGCTCGCCGATCAGCCCGTAGGGAATGTCTTCAGGCTTCTTGAAGCGGATGCAGCTCTTGCCCATGTCGAGCTTCTTGCGCGACACGGTCTCCCACTGCGCGACGAACCAATCGAGCAGCTCGCCCGTCATGTAGAGGCCCATGTGGTAGATCGCGATGTGGTTCTTCTGGGAGGCCACGTTGATGAAGGGGAGCGGCTGCTTGGGATCGCAGTGATAGCCGGCGGGATAGAGCGAGTGGGGCACGACGTAGCCGAGCATCCCGTAGCCCATGACCTCTTCGAACCCTGCCGGCAGGTTTTCCTTCAGCACTGTCCGGAGCTGCTCCAGGGCCGCCCTGCGGTCCTCGGGCAGGCTCTCGATGTAGGCTTCGGGGGTAAGTGCTTTCGATTGCATGAGACTTGCTCCTTCGAGAGTTATGCCAGGTAGTCGTAGACCGCTTGCAGCATCACCTTGACGCCCACGGTGAGGCCCGCCTCGTCGATGTCGAAGCGCGGGTGGTGGTGCGGATAGTCCAGGCCCTTCTCGGGGTTCGCCGTCCCGACGAAGAAGTAGCAGCCGGGCACTTCTTGCAGGAAGTAGGCCATGTCCTCGCCGCCCATGCTGGGTTCGGCTTCGATCACATGACTCTCGCCCACCACCTTGATGGCAGCCTGGCGCACCAGCTCGGTCATGCCCGGGTCGTTGACCGTGGCAGGGTAGACCCGGTGGTAGTGGAGATGATAGGTCGCCCCCATGGCGCGGGTGACGCCCGCGACCACTTCTTCGATGCGCCGGGGCAGGAGGCTGCCCACCGCCGGCGAGAAGGAGCGCACCGTGCCCGAGAGGTGGACGGTCTGGGCGATGATGTTGTGGCGCTCGCCGCCCCGGATGGAGCCGAGGGTCACCACTGCCGAGTCGAGGGGGGAGACATTGCGCGAGACGATGGTCTGCAGCGCGCCGATCACCTGCCCGGCGACGGTGATCGCATCTACCGAGAGGTGCGGCATGGCTCCGTGGCCGCCCTTGCCCACGATCTCGAGCGAGAACTCGTCGGTGTTGGCCATGACGGGGCCCGGGCGCGTCCCGACGGTGCCCACGGGTTGGTTGTTCCAGACGTGGAGGCCGATGGCCGCATCCACCTTGGGATTCTCCATCACCCCGGCCTCGATCATGGGCTTGGCGCCGCCGGGGCCTTCTTCGGCCGGCTGGAAGACCAGCTTGACCGTGCCCGAGAACTCGTGCTTGCGCTCGCTGAGGATCTTGGCGACGCCCAGGAGAATGGCCATGTGGGCGTCATGGCCGCAGGCGTGCATCACCCCGTCGTGCTCGGACTTGTAGTCGTGGGTGGAGAGCTCCTGGAGCGGCAGGGCGTCGATGTCGGCCCGCAACAGCAGGGTCTTGCCGGGGCGATCGCCCTTGATGCAGGCCACGACCCCGGTCTTGACCATCCTCTCGACCGTCAGGCCGTATCCTTCGAGGATTTCGACGAGGCGATCGGCGGTGCGCACCTCATGGAAGCCCAGCTCGGGGTGGCGGTGGAACTCGCGCCGGTGTGCGATCAGCTCGGGGTTCAGGGCGTCGACGGCTTGGGCGAGGGTGGCCGACATGAGGACCTCCTTGAAACAGCGAGAGGACGGGCGTTTGAAAGTAACGCATTTTTAACCGAAGGATAGCATTTCAGGGCCTAGGTTGTATAATTGAGATCTGCTTTCAACACCGATTATTTCAACCTAATCATAGAAGGGACCGACCAGATGGCTGACAAGACGCAAGCATTCCCGGACAACGTCCCGGGCAAGTACTACGTCGATGATACCTGCATCGTCTGTGGCGCCTGCGAAGCAGCCGCCCCCGACAACTTCAAGCTCTCGGACGATGGCAGCCACGACGTGGTCTACAAGCAGCCTGTAAGCGATGACGAGAATCAGGCGTGCCAAGAAGCGCTCGAAGGCTGCCCTGTCGGCTCCATCGGCGACGACGGCGAGTAGTCACTTTTGCAGCAAGACGGCGCCCCCTTCGGGGGGCGCCGTCTTGCTTTTCAATCGATACTGTAGACGAGCTTGCCGAGCTCGGCGGGGGAGACCCCGAACTTCTCCTGGATCATGTGCTTGATTTCCCCGATGGTCAGGTCGAGCACGGGGCTCACCAGCAAGAAGGCCTTACGCGAGAGCGCCGCGTGATCCGGGTGCGTGTCGAGGATGCGCAGGTTCGCCGCCGGGAGGTGCCCCGCGTTGCGGAAGATGTCGCCCGTCAGGACGTCGAGGTAGTAGCCCGGCTCGCACGCAATCTCGGGAAAGCTCTTGATGTCGCGCTCGGCGACCCATTTGACCTGGATTCGCGCCATCACCTTCCTCCTCTTCCTCCAGCCGAGGATAGGCCCAGCCGCTGAGGCGGACAAGAGTCGAGGAAGTCTTAGCGAGCCTGGGGCGCGCGGTCGCTATAATGGAGTGTGCCGTCCCCCCGCGAGGCCCCCATGACTCACATCGCCGCAGCCCCGCTTTCGTCGATCCGCCTCGACAGTGCCGCCCTGAGCCTCACGGTCATCCCCGAGGCGGGCGGCAAGATCGCGCGCCTCGAAGACCGCCGGACGGGCCGCGACTGGCTCTGGCACAACCCCTTGCTCCCCGTGCGCGTGCCGACCTATGGCGCGTCGTACGTGCGCGACCACGACTC
This genomic window from bacterium contains:
- a CDS encoding tryptophanase, with amino-acid sequence MLISPYRNKIVHPLALPAPAERLAHLAEAGYNVARLPSAAVYLDLLTDSGQAAMSDRQFSAMGRGDEAYAGSRSFAALAERVEALFGLQFTVPAHQGRAAENLLAQHLLRPGTRVFGNALHSTTRRILAHAEARFHEVGVAHAWDTASTDAFKGDLDLSRLSSTHAEGNEPSVVWLAMTSEPIGGQAVSLANVRAVSEWARSHGIPVVVDASRLHENAWRIRCHEAPDQDAEAIARQVAACCDYLYLSGKKVGLSTVGGLVATADRGAMERLRRHCIVFEGMPFYGGMAGRDMEALAVGLDEAFDDTALAHRAGLIARMAEQLTAAGVPIIQPPGGHAVYLDMDRFAPHLGATASATLTAWLYAIAGVRAAAVDTRDALGAPRRLVRLALPARRYDEAQLDWVAKGVAALYAQQEQLPVLLQTGKFEGLPPGEPRFEPSSEAFEAPSPLSGPITPYYARVVEPAVAPPRAQREAVLAQAGYNLYLLPADAVGIDAFTDSGTNAMSDRAWGEMVAADEAYRGTGAYSRFAEAVRETYGFPYVLPAHQGRGAEALLSETLIRPGRAVVIGNQPFTTTQTHILRCGGRFVDVTVEAAYRPDERHPFKGDVDLDRLEAAIHAHGPERIAYLNLGVTVNASGGQPVRLETLRAIKAIAERHGLPIYLDATRAVENAWFIREREAGMNAYSVSDLVREIAACADGITVSAKKDLMTNIGGFLALRDPAVAERAWKVSERLAGHPASGGLANRDLLAMACGLTEMRDDATVTHRILQVRELGERLLAAGLPVIAPIGGHAVFIDAEAFLPHLGKDAHPGHALAAALYLEAGVRGMMVKGSFEGRKGVELLRIALARRVYGPSHLDAIAQALIALHRRAATIPGMVVESEPAALRATLSRFRPLPIS
- a CDS encoding DUF1801 domain-containing protein, with translation MQSKALTPEAYIESLPEDRRAALEQLRTVLKENLPAGFEEVMGYGMLGYVVPHSLYPAGYHCDPKQPLPFINVASQKNHIAIYHMGLYMTGELLDWFVAQWETVSRKKLDMGKSCIRFKKPEDIPYGLIGELATKLTPEQWIASYEKVLNR
- a CDS encoding amidohydrolase, with the protein product MSATLAQAVDALNPELIAHRREFHRHPELGFHEVRTADRLVEILEGYGLTVERMVKTGVVACIKGDRPGKTLLLRADIDALPLQELSTHDYKSEHDGVMHACGHDAHMAILLGVAKILSERKHEFSGTVKLVFQPAEEGPGGAKPMIEAGVMENPKVDAAIGLHVWNNQPVGTVGTRPGPVMANTDEFSLEIVGKGGHGAMPHLSVDAITVAGQVIGALQTIVSRNVSPLDSAVVTLGSIRGGERHNIIAQTVHLSGTVRSFSPAVGSLLPRRIEEVVAGVTRAMGATYHLHYHRVYPATVNDPGMTELVRQAAIKVVGESHVIEAEPSMGGEDMAYFLQEVPGCYFFVGTANPEKGLDYPHHHPRFDIDEAGLTVGVKVMLQAVYDYLA
- a CDS encoding 3-oxoacyl-ACP reductase FabG produces the protein MKLLGHTALVTGASHGIGRAIALAFAEEGADVAVNYAHDHEAAEAVVSEIASLGRRAIALQADVSDPDEVRRMVERAEAALGPIDRLVNNAGIVMRASLFDITPEMWDRVMDVNAKGVFLVSQAVARGMMARQGGVIVNISSMRGVEGAESSMHYAASKAAVISLTKCFARELAPKVRVNAIAPGYVDTRIQADLSPEKRHAIEQGTPLKRFGQLEDIARTAVYFASDDSAYVTGQTLLVDGGRVIC
- a CDS encoding ferredoxin gives rise to the protein MADKTQAFPDNVPGKYYVDDTCIVCGACEAAAPDNFKLSDDGSHDVVYKQPVSDDENQACQEALEGCPVGSIGDDGE